One Streptomonospora salina genomic window, CGGCGCCGGAGACGCCCTGGGGTCGGACGCACGCAGTCGACAGCGGGCAGCAGAAACGCAACGAAGCACGCCCAGCGGGAACGACTCACCCCGGGCCGTCCTACTACAGCGCTACTCCGGGGAACGCCAGGACGCGCGGCTCGGTCAAGTCGGCCATTGCGGCCGACACCCCCTCGCGGCCCACGCCCGACTCCTTCACGCCGCCATAGGGCACGTGTTCGGCGCGGACGCTGGGCACGTCGCCGATGACCACGCCGCCGACATGCAGCCGGGTGAGCGCGGCGAACGCGGTGTCGCTGCGGTGGGTGAACACCCCGGTCTGCAACCCGAACCGGGAGTCGTTCACCCGGTCGAACGCCTCATCGGATCCCTCGACCTCGTCGATGGTGACGACCGGGCCGAATACCTCCTCGCAGGCGATTCTGGCCGTGGGCGGCACGCCCGTGAGCACAGTAGGCGCGTACTCGGCACCGTTGCGGCGCCCACCGGTGCGGACGCGCGCACCGGCGCCGACGGCCTCCTCGACCCATGCCTCCACCCGGCGGGCTGCGTTCTCGTCGATGAGCGGTCCGACCTCGGTCTGCTCCTCGCGCGGGTCGCCTGTCCCCAGCGCCGCGACGCGCCTGACCACACGTTCTGTGAGTTCTTCGCCGACCGATCGGTCGGCGAAGACCCGCTGCACCGCTATGCAGGACTGCCCGGCCTGGTAATTGGCGAACACCGCGATGCGTTCCGCCGCCCGGTCCAGGTCCTCGGGCGTCGACCAGTCGGGGCAGACCACCGCTGCCGCGTTGCCGCCCAACTCCAGGGTGACGTGCTTGTGCGGGACGGCTTCCCTGATCGACCGGCCGACCGGTCCGGACCCGGTAAAGGACACCACCGGCAGGGAGGGATCGGCGACCAGAGCCGGCATACGGTCGTTCTGGACGGGCACAACCGACCAGGCGCCGGAGGGCAGTCCCGTCTCCGCCAGCAGTTCCCCCAAGAGCAGCGCGCTCAGCGGCGCGCCCGGGGCGGGCTTGACGATGATGGGGGCGCCGACGGCCAGCGCCGGGGCGACCTTGTGCGCCACGAGGTTCAGGGGAAAGTTGAACGGAGTGATGCCCAGTACCGGTCCTCGCGGGAACCGGCCGACGAAGGCCGCCCCGCCCGGGGACTGGGGGTCGGTGTCGAGCCGCTGCCACTCTCCGCCGAACCGGCGGGCTTCCTCGGCGGCCCAGCGAAACACCGATGCGGCCCGGCCGGCCTCCGCCCGCGCCCAACGCAGGGGTTTTCCGTTCTCCGCTGTGATCAGGCCGGCGATTTCCTCGCTGCGTTCGGCGATTCTCCCGGCCACGTGGTTGAGGGCCTCCGACCGCTCCGCGGCACTGGTGCGGGCGAACGGTTCGCCGGCGGTACGCGCGGCCGCGACCGCTTCGGCCACGTCGGCCTCGGATGCGATGGCGACGCGCGCCACCGAGGAGCCGTCGTAGGGGTGGGTGACCGGAATGGACTCCGTGCCGCGGCGCGCGGTGCCCGCGATCCAATAGGGAACCGGTGTTGTCATGCCGTCCTGCCTTCGGGGGTGCTGAGAATGTGCGGGCGCATGGGGACTGGGCGGTTCAGCGCCCGGCGCGGACGGCTCGCGGCGGTGGGGTTCGGGCAGGACACGGGTGGATATCTCCTGGATGAAGGGTGGGCCGGAACAGTGGCGCGAGGGCCGGACGCGGTTGTTCCGGCCCTTGGCTAGAGGAGGCTCTGCCCAGGAAGGTGGAGCCGTTTCCCGGGCGGGGACCGGGCCGTCGGCTGCGGTCTCCGGCCGATCCCGCCGGGGTGGGGGGCGAACTCATTCCCCGGGAACGGGCGACCGTTCGCGGGAGGACCAGATGAGTTGGACGAGTTCGGCACGGTTGTGCACGCTGGTCTTGGCGAAGATTCGTTTGAGGTGCTGCTTCACCGTGTTTTCGCTGACGAATGCTTTCTGCGCGATGTACTTGGTCGTGAGCCCTTGGCTGACGAGTGCGGCGATTTCCTGTTCCCGGGGAGAGAGTACCCCCCATGCCGGAAGTTCCGCGGACTCGTCGTCGACGACCTCATACAGCAGGCTGACGACCGAGCCCTTGACGGAATCGCGGTAGGACCGGACGATGATCTTCCGCCCGGATGCGTCGTCGCACACATTCGTGGTCCCGGTCTGCCCGCCGGATTCTGAGAATTCGGCTATCGCGCCGTCGACGAGGCTTTCCAGGTTAACGGGACCGTAATTTCCCGATGCACCGTGCAGGAACCCCATAATACGCTTTGCGCTGCGGTTGGCAAACAGCTTCTTTCCGTGGATGTCACTGACGACGACACCGTGCGGGAAGCGGTCGAGTGCCCCGTGGACCAGATACGCGTCCTCGACCAGTCCGCTCGCCCTGCGGATGCGTTCGATCGCCAGGCTCAGGTGTTCGCTGATGAGCCGCGCCAGGCTCAAGTCCTCTTCGCGGAAAGGCCGCCCGCCGGTTGCGCGAGCGAAGTTGATGGTGCCGACCACGCTCCCCGACTCGGTGATCGGGGCTTCCAAGGAGAAGGAGAGGCCTTCGCTGAGCAGGATCGATCTCGCTGCCGACGAGTGCCACCGCAGCGAACTCAGCATCACGTGGGAGTCTGCGGGGAGACCGTGCGCGAGAACGGCCTCCAGCACCGGATCGTCGCGGCGCCCCTGCTCCTCGTAGGTGTGCATGAAGACGTCGCTGAGAGTCGACGACCGCTCCAGTGGCGGGTCCGTGTCAGCCGCGAAACGGTAGAACCCGATTCCGTCGGCCGGGAGCACTTCCTCCACGGTCGCGAAGTAGACGTCTCGAACGTCATCGATCGTCTGCGTGTCGTTGAGTTCGCGGGCGAATTTGAAGAATCCATTGTCAGTGAGGTCGACTTTTCCACTCACCGGACCACCCCCAATTTGCCGACCGAAGGGCTACCCTGGCCAAATGCTACCCGATCCGACGCAGCAAACATTAACGTTTGGGAAACGAATGTCGACTTTGCATTCCCGTTACCCGGCTACCCGCGCCCCATACCGGGACGCGGGTAGCCCGAGAAGCCCGGAAAGCCCGCAGGAACAGCGGGACGCAGCGGGTCTCCCGCCGGTGCCGGCGGAGCTCCCGCCCCGGAAGGGCGGATCTCCGCCTCAGATCCTGTGCAGCATCCAGTCGGCCAGCCTCGCCGCCGCGACGGCCAGGTAGTCGTAGTTGCAGTGCAGCGAACCGGCTCCGCTGTAATAGTCGACGGTCACGTCCTCGACGGTCAGCGCCGCCTGGAAACGACGCGCGCCTTCGATGTCCATGATGATGTCGTTCTCACCGTGCATGACGTATACCGGTACGTCCAGCTTTTCGGCGACGCCGTCGAGGGTGAAACGGGCGAGCTTCTCGCGGGCCTCGGCGTCGTCCTTCGTGCCGGACAGCCACTGGAGCTGCTCCTGCAGCGGCGGGTAGTACTCGTAGAAGTCCGTCAGGATGCTCCAGGTGCCGCACCACGCAGCCACGGCCTTGACCCGGGGCTCGAAGGCCGCCGCGCGCGGCGCGTAGTACCCGCCGAAGCTGACTCCGGCGAGGCCGAGGCGGTCCATATCGATGTCGTCGCGCTCAGCCAGGAAGTCGAGGACGGCCTTCACGGGGACCTCGTAGTCGTGGCGGCTGTACATCTTCTTGAAGCGCAAGGAACTGCCGCGCCCGGGGGTGTCCACCATGACGACGTTCATTCCGCGGGCCGGGAACTCGGTCCCACCGAGGAAGTACAGTTCCTCTGCCCACGAGTCGGCGCCGCCGAGCATGAGCACCGTGGGACGCTTCTGGCCGGAGGCGTCCGGGCGGACGACGTAGCCGTCCATCGTCTGGCCCTCGAACGGCACGCTGATCCGTTCGATGAGTCCGCCGGTGAGCTCCGCCGCCTTCTGGAAGTTCCGCGTCCCCTCGGTATAGGCCTCGTTCCTGCGCGGATCGGTGGAGGGGAGGAAGAACTCGGAATGGCGCCAGTAGCTCATCGAGCGGAACAGAGCGCGGCGGCCGGTGGTGATGTCGCCCGCTTCCAGGGCGGCGCGGCCGGCCTCCGCAGTCTCCTTGGCGGTCCGGCTCCACTCCTGCTGCCAGACCTCGGTATCGGTCGTCTGCGTACCGATACGGGCCGCCGTGCGCGCACACTCGAACAGGTCGGATCCCCCGACTGCGACCTGGGCGAGGAGGCGCATCGTCTGCAGCGACCAGTCCTCGTGCTGGGGAAACAATTCGATGATGGACAGGGCGTCGCCCTGGAGTTCGGTCTCGGTCACGTCTACTCCTCTTGGTCGTTGCGGAATGGTTCTCGCGGACGGTTGACGGGTCCTCATCCTCCGATCCGCGACGGCGCTTCACCGACGTCGTCCCAGCGGACCTGGTCGCGGATGGCGGTACGGTAACGGGCCAGTTCGCGGGGCGCGTTGACGCACACCGCACCCCTCACCAGCCCGTCGCGCCCGTACAGCGCCACGAGCCTCTCGTCGTCGAACTCCTTGACGGCGACCTCGCTCGCCGCGGTCGCGCGCCCCACGAAGCGCATCCGGGCGTCGTACTGGTCGGTCCAGAAGTACGGGACCGCGCTGAAGGCTTCCCCTTCGCCCAGAAGGGTGTGGGCGGCGCGCCGCCCCTGTTCGACGGCGTTCGTCCAGTGCTCGACGCGGATCTCCTCGTCGAACAGCGGGTTGTACCAGCGTGCGACGTCGCCTGCTGCCACCACACCGGGCACCGAGGTCGACAGGTCGGAGTAGCAGAGCACCCCGTTGGCCGTCTGGACGCCGCTGCCGTCGAGCCACTCGGTGACCGGGCTCGCCCCGACCCCCGCCGCGACGACGTCGGCGTTGACGGTGCGCCCGTTGCTCAGCGTGAGAACGGCGCCCTCACCCTGGCGCTCGATCGTCTCCACGGTGCACGTGCAGACGATCTCCACCCCGTTGCGTGCGTGCAGGGTGCGGAACCAGGACCCGACTTCGTCGCCCAGAGCACGGCCCAGTGGGACCTGCCCGACCTCGATGATCGTCACGTCGAGCCCGAGGTGCCGGGCGGTCGCGGCGATCTCCAGCCCGATGAACCCGGCTCCGATGAGGACGAGGTGCCGGCCGGGGCGCAGGCGCTCGCGTAGCCGCAGACTGTCCTCGATCGACCGGAGGACCTGGACGGGTGGGGCGTTCTCCGTGCTGGGCAGGCGGCGCGGCCGTGAACCCGTCGCGATGACGAGGCCGTCGTATCCCGCTCTCGTGCCGTCGTCGAGCAGGATCGCGCGCCGCGCGGTGTCGAGCCCGACGGCGGCGCTCCCGATCCGGGTGGTTATGGCGTTGTCCGCGTACCACTCGGGTGCGCGAAGGCCCAGCCTCTCCATCGCCACACCGCTGATCAGCGCTTCCTTGGACAGGGGTGGCCGGTCATAGGGCAGTTCGTTCTCCGCTGAGATGAGCGTGACGTCGCCCTCGAACCCGCGCTCCCGGAGCGCCTCAGCGGCGTGCACTCCGGCCAGCGAACCCCCGACGACGGCGATCCGCCGCATGCTAGGAACTCTCGATGGAGATCGCACGTGCGGGGCATCCTCGTACGGCCGCCTCGGCCTCGGCACGGCGGTCCTCGGCCGGGGTCTCGTCCAGAAGCACCGCCTTGTCGGTGCGGTCGTCGAGGTCGAACAGCCCGGGGCTCTCGATCAGGCAGTTCGCGTACCCCTGGCACGCGTCCGGATCGAGGACCAGCTTCATTCCCATGCGGTGTCACCTCCGTGACTGACGTCCTTCGAGGCTCAGTGAGCGCTCGATTCCAGGTGCGGGATCCGCGGCGCGACAGGTGCGCTGCGCGCGGAAGCGGGGGTGTTGCGGCTTCTCAACGCGCGAACGCCGCCCGCGGTGATGACCGCGGAGATTCCCGGGATGTCGCCGACGGCGAGCGCATCACGCGCGCTGCCGCGGGTCGATCCCCACGGTGCGTCCATGACGACGAGGTCGCCCGCCCGTCCCGCGGCGACCACGCCGGCGGGCAGGTTCCATGTGCGGGCGTTGTTGCCCGAGGCGGCCGCCCACACGAGCGCGGGGTCCAGTCCGGTCAGCGACGCGAGTTCGGCGACGGTCTTGATCACCCCCAGGGGCATGACGCCGGTGCCGGTGGGCGTGTCCGATCCGATGACGACCCGGGACAGGACGTCCTGCCGGGCCGCGCGTTCGAGGATCCGCACAGCCGATCTGAGGTTCCCGGCTTGGACCAGTTGGAGCGCCATGCCGGTCTCGTCCATGATCGTGTCGACCCCGTCGGGGTCCAGCGATGTCGGTCCGCCGTTGATGTGACCGCACACGTCCGGCGCCAGCGCCAGCAAGTGCTCGGGCGTGATCGGCTTGCTGCCCGGGATACTTGCTCCGCCCGAGTGGCACATGACCGTGATGCCGTGCTGTTTGGCCCACCTGACTTGGTCGGCCCCTTCAGCGGGGTCCATGTAGCGTCCGAAGCCGAACTTCGCGAGGACGACGCCGGCCTCCTCGAGTTCGGCGAAGTCGCGCTCCTGGAGCGTCGGCTCCAGGACCACGGAACCGGCGTGGACGGTCATCCCGCCGGGATGGAAGTTCTCGAAGCAGGCCCGTGCGGCGATGGCCAGCGCCTTGACGCCAACTGCGGTGTGCGGGCGTCCCGGTGCGTGGATCTCCCCGGGACTCACAACGCTGGTTATCCCGCCGTGGACGTAGCCGGCCAGGAAGTCGACGGTCTTCTGCCGCGGCGTGTAGTCACCGAGCACGACGTGGCAATGGGAGTCGATGAGTCCCGGCGCGATGGTCGATCCCTGTGCGTCGACAACGGTGTCGGCGCCCTCGATCGCGGTTCGCAGATCCCGCGCGTTGCCGACGCGGCTGATCACGCCGTCGGTCACGACGACGGTGTCGGCTCCGTCCACGATGGGCGCTTCGATGTCGCCCGAGAAGACGGTGGCGGCCCCGGTGACGGCGAGCGTGTTCATTGCGCCCCGCCCTTCTCAGCGGCCTCGGCCACGCTCATGCCGCCGACCCGCGCGTTGAGCCGGCCGCGGTTGGCCACCACGGCGATGATGACGAGCTCATCCGGGTGGGGCGCGTCGGGAACGCGGATCTGCACGCCGTCGTAGTGGCTGCGCACCCAGACGTCGTCCTTGTAGGCGGTCGGTACGTCGATGACGTCGCCGGCGGCCGCGGGTTTGGTCATGGAGGTGATCCAGGCCTTCCCACCGCCGATGGCCTCACGGAAGGCGTTGCCGAAGACCGAGGTCAGGGCCGCGTTGACGTGCTCCTGTTCCCCTTCCGAGCCCACGAGTCCGCCCTTGCCGTAGCTCTCCGCCGGCTCCCCGAGAAGGCGGGCGGCCTCCACCCCCAGGGACCGCCCCACCTCGCCGGAGGCGCCGATGACGGCGGAGAGGTCGTCGACGTACCCCCGTCCTGCATACGGGTTCCGGACAACCGCGCAGACGGCGACCCTGCGCAGTTCCTTCCCGTCCGAGCTGCCTGCCGACGAGCGGATCTCCTCGATCTGGGCAAAGGTCTTTCGGACCTCAAGCGGCGAGTCGGCCACGGGACCGCCTCCTTCTCCATGGTGTTCGCCGGTTTCGTCACGACCGGCTGCGGTGATTACGACGACGCTACGGCGGCTGTGGCCTCGGCAACATCACCCGGTCGGGTAGTTCCGGGGCATGCGGGCGGCGGTGCCGCGATCCGGGGCCGAGGGCATGCCGAGTCCGGGGAGCGGCGGCCCCCTGGCGCCGCGCCCCGGTCGGCCGGGGGCGGGGACTCAGCCGACGGCGAAGAGGATCGCCTCCGGCCAGGCGATGAGGACCGCCAGCGCCACGGCGAACGGGATCAGGAAGGGGAGCGTCCCGCGGAACACCGTCACGACGTCCAGGGACGTGTCCAGCCCTGAGGTGATGAAGGCGTTGACGCCCACCGGCGGGGTGATCGCGCCGATCGTCGTCACCAGGATGACGATGACCGTGAACCAGACGATGTCGTAGCCCAGTCCCGTAATCAGCGGGAACAGCAGGGGGATGCTGATGACGAGGAACCCCAGGGCGTCCATGATCGCGCCGCCGACCAGGTAGATCGCCAGGACGACGAGCAGGACGACGATGGGCGCGACCGGCAGGTTCGCCACCCGTTCGGCCAGTTCGAACGGCAGCCGGCTGAGCGTGAGGAACCGGCCGAATACGATGGCGCCGGCCACCAGCAGGATCACCATCGCGGAGATCCGCAGCGTCTCGATGATCGACGTCCAGAACACGGCCCAGGTCAGGTTGCGCCCTATGAGGCCGAGGACGACGGCTCCGAACGCCCCGACCGCGGCCGCCTCCGTCGGGGTGAACAGACCCGCGAAGAGTCCGCCGATGGCGACGACGAAGAGCACGCCGATCTGGACCACGCCGGGCAGGGAGGCGAATCGCTGCCTCCAGGTCGTCCTCGGTCCGGGCGGCCCCAGCTCCGGTTTGAGTCGGCACATGACGAACACGGTGGCGAGCAGCAGCAGGCCGACGAGGATCCCCGGAACGAGGGCGGCCTGGAAGAGCTTGGTGATGGACTGCTGGGACTGGACCGCGACGATGATGAGCGCGGTCGAGGGCGGGATGAGGATGCCGAGAGTCCCGCCGACCGCGACCGCTCCCCCGGCCAGCCGCCGACTGTAGCCGTACTTCTTCATCTCGGGCAGGGCCACCGCGCCGATGGTCGCGGTCGAGGCCGAGTTCGATCCGGAGGCGGCCGCGAAGCCGATGCTCGCGGTGATCGTCGTTGCGGCGACGCCGCCGGGAAGGTGCCCCACCCAGGTGTAGGCGGCGGCGAAGAGTTTCTCGCTCATCCCCGTACGGAAGACGATCTGGCCCATGAGGATGAACAGCGGTACGACCGCCATCGTGTAGCTGGAGAACTGCCGGTAGATGTCCGCCGCCATCAGGTGCTGTGCCGCTTCGACGTCTTCGATGGTCACGACGCCGACGAATCCGACACCGAGCATGGCGAAGGAGACCGGCATCCGGAGGAAGAGGATGCCCAGCATGATGACGATGCCGAGGATCGCAATGAGTGTCGGTGTCACGGGATGCTCCGTTCAGCGCGGGGGATGAAGAGTCGGGGGCCGGGGAGCCGGTCCGTCGGCGGGCTTCACCAGATGTCCGCTTCGGCCGACGGAGAGCGCCATGCGCGGGCGACGCGTTCGAGGTCGCCGACGAGGGCGGCGAGCATGCCGAGGACGCCGACCAGGACCACGCCCACCAGGGGCCAGTGCATGACGCGCAGCGCCTCGGTGGCGGAACCGGTCGCGTACATGGCGCGTGCGTAGTCGGCCAGGCTCAGCGCCAACTGGGTGAACAGCGCAACCGAAGCGATGGTGACGACGGCCGCAATGGCGATGCGGACGCGCCGGCCCATCCTGCCGGTGAGGATGTCGACGGCGACGTGCGACTTGTGGACTTGGGCCTCGCCGAGCGCCATCGCGGTGATCACCAGGGCCGCCATCGACACGAGTTCGTAGGTGCTCTGGATCGGGGCCGAGAACGCCCGCAGCACGATGTTGGCGATGAGCAGCAGCATCATCGCGACCAGTGCCGCGCCGCCGATATGGGCGAGGGAGCGCGCGATCCGGTCTGTCACAGCGACGAGCTTCGTCATCACGGGGCCTCCGGTCCGAGTTCCGCGGCGTGGTGGTCGGCCAGTTCGCGCATGCGGTCCAGCACCTCCTGGGAGTCGAAACCTGCATCGGAGTGCCGGGTGACCCAGTCGTCGGTGACCCGGTTCATGCGCTCGTCCAGCTCTTGGCGGACCTCCGGTTCGAGGCCGGTGGTCTCCACGCCGTGCTCGCTTTGCGCCCATTCGAGGGCCGTGCCGACGTTCTCGGTGTCGTGGAATTCCGCGGCGAAGAGCGACATCTCCTCGCGCAGGTCGAGGATGGCCTTCTGGACATCCCCGGGCAGGTCCTCGAAGGCCTGCTTGTCCATGACGGCCACGAAGCTGTTCGAGATGCCGAAGGGGTAGTCGGTGACGTATCGGACCTGCTCGGCCAGCGAGAAGTCCCGCAGCACCTCGCGTGAGGACACGTAGCCGTCGATGGCGCCGATCTGCAGGTTCTCCGCGACGTCGGACATGGACAGGCTGAGCGGCGTCGCGCCCATGGCCTCCAGCATGGGGATCGTGGCGCCGGAGCTGCGGAAGTTGCGCCCGGCGGAATCCGAGAGGCTATGGACCGGGGTCTGGGTCTGCAGGTAGGCCGGTTCCGTAGTGAACGCGCTGATGATCTCGTAGTCGTCGAACTCCGCGGGTTCGTACTCGAGCAGCAGGTCGAGGAACGTGGCGCTGCCGACGCGGGCGTTCTCGATCCCGATCGGCTGGTTGATCACCGAGGAGAACGGGAAGCGGCTGCTGTCGTAGGCCGGGGAGTCCATACCGATGTCCACCGCGCCGGCGGAGACTCCGCTGTAGATGTCGCCCGCGGCCATCAGGGTCCCACCGGGATAGGTCTGGACCGTCACCTGCCCGTCGGTCTTCTCCGCAAGCCGGTCTGACCACTCCTCCATCTGCACCGCCGGAAACGACGCGGCCGGCGCGAAGAACGCGTAACTCAACCGGATCTCGTCGCCGGGGGCGATTGCGGCGGCGTTCCCTCCGCCGCCCGTACACGCGGTGAGCAGAAGTGCGGTGCCCGACGCGGTGATCGCCGCGGCAAAGCGGTTCCTTCGGGACATCTCGATCTCCAGGGGTGTAGCCGGCGAAAAGCGGTGGGAACGAGCGGGAGAGGCGGCGAGGTCCGAGCCCCGTGCCGCAGCGAGCTTGGTGAGGAACATTACGCACCACGGACCGATCTGGTCGTGACCCATACGGGTACAAAGTAGGACCGAAATCACAGCAGCCAGGAGTCGATGACGACACTGCGTGCCCGAAACGTTGGCGGCCCGTGCATGCCGCGACGGCGATGAGGGGCGCCGCCTGCGGACGGTCACGGTGAGGGACCGCGGGTGGCCGAGCCCCAGCCCAACGGATCGGGTGCCCGCCGGCGGCCCGGCGACGCGGGACCACCGCCACCCGCTCCACCGGCGCCCACGAGCACCGGTGAGCGCAGGGCCGGGCACCGCCGCCGCAGGCCCGAGCGTCCGCGGCGCGGGCGTGCGGCGGTTCAGTGGCCGGCGAAGTCCTGATCGGCCCAGGGGCCGACCACCGTCGGATCGATCCGGACGTCGAGGACGAGAACACCGCGCGGTTCGGCGAACCAGTCGGCGGCCTGCGCGAGGTCGTGCTGCTCCCGGACCGTCACGGCGCGCGCGCCGGCGCCCCGGGCGATCCCCGCGATGTCCGCGTCGGGGAACCGCACGAGGTCGAGTCCGGAACCGTGGTGGAAGAAATGGTGGACCTCTGCGCCGTAGGCGCGGTCGTCGTAGACCACGACCAGGACGTCGAGGTTCAGGCGGACGAGGGTCTCGAGTTCCGATACCGCCATGAGGAACCCGCCGTCACCGGTGGCGAGGACGGTGAGCCGGTCGGGTCGGGCCACGGCCGCACCCGCGGCGGCGCCCAGGCCCAGCCCGATGGACTGGAACCCTGCGCTGGTGAAGACGAACCCGGCGGGGTCGGGCACGGACCACCCCATCGCCGGCCAGCCGATGAAGTGGCCGCCGTCGAGCACGACCGAGCGCTCGGCGGGCAGCATCTCCTCCAACCGGGCGGTGATATCGGCGGGATGGCAGGTGCCCTCGGATGCGCCCTCGGCGGAGGGCCGGGGCGCAACCGGGGCGGCGGATCGTTCGACCGGGCCGAACCGGCTTGCGCCGGGACGGTCGCCGACCTCGGCCAGCAGCGCGCATACCGTGGCGTCGGCGTCTGCGACGATGCCGACGTCGACGTGTCCGTTGCGGCCGAGGGCGCTGTGTTCCCGGTCGATCTGGACCACCTTGACCGGACCGCGGAAGATCGTGTCCCCGCGCGTCGTCCAGGTCGTGAGCGTGGCGCCCAGCGCCACGATGAGGTCGGCGGACTCCAGCGTCTCCACCGCGGCGGGGTCGGAGAACCCTCCCGCGATACCCACGTCCCGGGGGTGTCCGGTGAACATGCCCTTGACGACCGCGGTCGTCGCGAGGCGTGCCCCGACCCTGTCGGCGAGCGCGGCGGTCGCCGCGCGGGCGCCCGACAACCAGGCGCCCCGGCCCGCGAGGAGGACGGGACGGCTGGCGGACAGCAGGTCCTCGGCCAGTTCGGCGAGGACGTGGGCCGCCGGTT contains:
- a CDS encoding TRAP transporter small permease produces the protein MTKLVAVTDRIARSLAHIGGAALVAMMLLLIANIVLRAFSAPIQSTYELVSMAALVITAMALGEAQVHKSHVAVDILTGRMGRRVRIAIAAVVTIASVALFTQLALSLADYARAMYATGSATEALRVMHWPLVGVVLVGVLGMLAALVGDLERVARAWRSPSAEADIW
- a CDS encoding alpha/beta hydrolase family protein; the encoded protein is MTETELQGDALSIIELFPQHEDWSLQTMRLLAQVAVGGSDLFECARTAARIGTQTTDTEVWQQEWSRTAKETAEAGRAALEAGDITTGRRALFRSMSYWRHSEFFLPSTDPRRNEAYTEGTRNFQKAAELTGGLIERISVPFEGQTMDGYVVRPDASGQKRPTVLMLGGADSWAEELYFLGGTEFPARGMNVVMVDTPGRGSSLRFKKMYSRHDYEVPVKAVLDFLAERDDIDMDRLGLAGVSFGGYYAPRAAAFEPRVKAVAAWCGTWSILTDFYEYYPPLQEQLQWLSGTKDDAEAREKLARFTLDGVAEKLDVPVYVMHGENDIIMDIEGARRFQAALTVEDVTVDYYSGAGSLHCNYDYLAVAAARLADWMLHRI
- a CDS encoding amino acid synthesis family protein → MADSPLEVRKTFAQIEEIRSSAGSSDGKELRRVAVCAVVRNPYAGRGYVDDLSAVIGASGEVGRSLGVEAARLLGEPAESYGKGGLVGSEGEQEHVNAALTSVFGNAFREAIGGGKAWITSMTKPAAAGDVIDVPTAYKDDVWVRSHYDGVQIRVPDAPHPDELVIIAVVANRGRLNARVGGMSVAEAAEKGGAQ
- a CDS encoding NAD(P)/FAD-dependent oxidoreductase encodes the protein MRRIAVVGGSLAGVHAAEALRERGFEGDVTLISAENELPYDRPPLSKEALISGVAMERLGLRAPEWYADNAITTRIGSAAVGLDTARRAILLDDGTRAGYDGLVIATGSRPRRLPSTENAPPVQVLRSIEDSLRLRERLRPGRHLVLIGAGFIGLEIAATARHLGLDVTIIEVGQVPLGRALGDEVGSWFRTLHARNGVEIVCTCTVETIERQGEGAVLTLSNGRTVNADVVAAGVGASPVTEWLDGSGVQTANGVLCYSDLSTSVPGVVAAGDVARWYNPLFDEEIRVEHWTNAVEQGRRAAHTLLGEGEAFSAVPYFWTDQYDARMRFVGRATAASEVAVKEFDDERLVALYGRDGLVRGAVCVNAPRELARYRTAIRDQVRWDDVGEAPSRIGG
- a CDS encoding LuxR C-terminal-related transcriptional regulator, which codes for MSGKVDLTDNGFFKFARELNDTQTIDDVRDVYFATVEEVLPADGIGFYRFAADTDPPLERSSTLSDVFMHTYEEQGRRDDPVLEAVLAHGLPADSHVMLSSLRWHSSAARSILLSEGLSFSLEAPITESGSVVGTINFARATGGRPFREEDLSLARLISEHLSLAIERIRRASGLVEDAYLVHGALDRFPHGVVVSDIHGKKLFANRSAKRIMGFLHGASGNYGPVNLESLVDGAIAEFSESGGQTGTTNVCDDASGRKIIVRSYRDSVKGSVVSLLYEVVDDESAELPAWGVLSPREQEIAALVSQGLTTKYIAQKAFVSENTVKQHLKRIFAKTSVHNRAELVQLIWSSRERSPVPGE
- a CDS encoding aldehyde dehydrogenase family protein — its product is MTTPVPYWIAGTARRGTESIPVTHPYDGSSVARVAIASEADVAEAVAAARTAGEPFARTSAAERSEALNHVAGRIAERSEEIAGLITAENGKPLRWARAEAGRAASVFRWAAEEARRFGGEWQRLDTDPQSPGGAAFVGRFPRGPVLGITPFNFPLNLVAHKVAPALAVGAPIIVKPAPGAPLSALLLGELLAETGLPSGAWSVVPVQNDRMPALVADPSLPVVSFTGSGPVGRSIREAVPHKHVTLELGGNAAAVVCPDWSTPEDLDRAAERIAVFANYQAGQSCIAVQRVFADRSVGEELTERVVRRVAALGTGDPREEQTEVGPLIDENAARRVEAWVEEAVGAGARVRTGGRRNGAEYAPTVLTGVPPTARIACEEVFGPVVTIDEVEGSDEAFDRVNDSRFGLQTGVFTHRSDTAFAALTRLHVGGVVIGDVPSVRAEHVPYGGVKESGVGREGVSAAMADLTEPRVLAFPGVAL
- a CDS encoding TRAP transporter large permease; this translates as MTPTLIAILGIVIMLGILFLRMPVSFAMLGVGFVGVVTIEDVEAAQHLMAADIYRQFSSYTMAVVPLFILMGQIVFRTGMSEKLFAAAYTWVGHLPGGVAATTITASIGFAAASGSNSASTATIGAVALPEMKKYGYSRRLAGGAVAVGGTLGILIPPSTALIIVAVQSQQSITKLFQAALVPGILVGLLLLATVFVMCRLKPELGPPGPRTTWRQRFASLPGVVQIGVLFVVAIGGLFAGLFTPTEAAAVGAFGAVVLGLIGRNLTWAVFWTSIIETLRISAMVILLVAGAIVFGRFLTLSRLPFELAERVANLPVAPIVVLLVVLAIYLVGGAIMDALGFLVISIPLLFPLITGLGYDIVWFTVIVILVTTIGAITPPVGVNAFITSGLDTSLDVVTVFRGTLPFLIPFAVALAVLIAWPEAILFAVG
- a CDS encoding amidohydrolase family protein, coding for MNTLAVTGAATVFSGDIEAPIVDGADTVVVTDGVISRVGNARDLRTAIEGADTVVDAQGSTIAPGLIDSHCHVVLGDYTPRQKTVDFLAGYVHGGITSVVSPGEIHAPGRPHTAVGVKALAIAARACFENFHPGGMTVHAGSVVLEPTLQERDFAELEEAGVVLAKFGFGRYMDPAEGADQVRWAKQHGITVMCHSGGASIPGSKPITPEHLLALAPDVCGHINGGPTSLDPDGVDTIMDETGMALQLVQAGNLRSAVRILERAARQDVLSRVVIGSDTPTGTGVMPLGVIKTVAELASLTGLDPALVWAAASGNNARTWNLPAGVVAAGRAGDLVVMDAPWGSTRGSARDALAVGDIPGISAVITAGGVRALRSRNTPASARSAPVAPRIPHLESSAH
- a CDS encoding ferredoxin — translated: MGMKLVLDPDACQGYANCLIESPGLFDLDDRTDKAVLLDETPAEDRRAEAEAAVRGCPARAISIESS